In one Solanum dulcamara chromosome 1, daSolDulc1.2, whole genome shotgun sequence genomic region, the following are encoded:
- the LOC129892607 gene encoding uncharacterized protein LOC129892607, translated as MALDVWEVLLIMLNKLALVSFNLGRQSSGAGNNLFAKDDFCGELCSHSCVRSLREKPSMCEASNLSRVGSKLKVHQRRSVVEELVEEIVIVAEEKVGGVSANGGRRGDGCCGDGGGGGERGSDRGGGDDNGGRGRRTWCGSGNGGGEGGDSSIGDDGSDNDGDSSDRRDRNDCGGQQQMGRGEG; from the exons ATGGCGCTTGATGTCTGGGAGGTGCTCCTCATCATGCTGAATAAGTTGGCATTGGTTTCATTCAATTTGGGACGCCAGAGCTCCGGCGCCGGCAATAATCTCTTCGCCAAAGATGATTTCTGCGGTGAACTTTGTTCCCACAGTTGCGTCAGGTCCTTGCGAGAAAAACCCAGTATGTGCGAAGCTTCGAATCTCTCCAGAgttggttcaaagttgaagGTTCACCAGAGGCGCagtgtcg TGGAGGAGCTAGTGGAGGAAATAGTGATTGTGGCAGAGGAGAAAGTTGGTGGTGTTAGTGCCAATGGTGGAAGAAGAGGTGATGGTTGTTGTGGCGATggtggaggaggaggagaaagaGGTAGTGATAGAGGAGGAGGTGATGATAATGgtggaagaggaagaagaacaTGGTGTGGTAGTGGTAATGGAGGAGGAGAAGGTGGCGATAGTAGCATAGGAGATGATGGTAGTGACAACGACGGTGACAGCAGTGATAGAAGGGATAGGAATGACTGTGGTGGACAGCAACAAatggggaggggggaggggtgA